One genomic segment of Pandoraea sputorum includes these proteins:
- the trpC gene encoding indole-3-glycerol phosphate synthase TrpC, whose translation MSTVLDKILAVKAEEVAAAKRVRDLASLRRDAEATVGDSALRTRDFVGALRTKIDAGLSGVIAEIKKASPSKGVIRENFVPPQIAESYQQGGAACLSVLTDVQFFQGAPEYLKAARAACDLPVLRKDFMIDAYQVYEAREMGADCILLIAAALELSQMRDLEAQAHELGMAVLVEVHDAQEVDAGLELRTPLLGINNRNLHNFEVTLDTTLGLLKYIPQDRLVVTESGVLSRDDVTRMRAANVNAFLVGEAFMRAPEPGDALATLFDMPR comes from the coding sequence ATGTCTACCGTTCTCGACAAGATCCTGGCCGTGAAGGCCGAAGAAGTCGCCGCTGCAAAGCGCGTGCGTGACCTCGCGAGCCTGCGCCGCGACGCGGAAGCGACCGTTGGCGACAGCGCGCTGCGCACCCGAGACTTCGTGGGCGCACTGCGCACGAAGATCGATGCTGGCCTGTCCGGTGTCATCGCAGAAATCAAGAAGGCCAGCCCCTCCAAGGGCGTGATTCGCGAGAACTTCGTGCCACCGCAGATCGCCGAGTCATATCAGCAAGGCGGCGCGGCATGCCTGTCGGTACTCACCGACGTACAGTTTTTCCAGGGCGCGCCCGAGTACCTCAAGGCAGCGCGCGCGGCGTGCGATCTGCCGGTCCTGCGCAAGGACTTTATGATCGACGCGTATCAGGTGTACGAAGCACGCGAGATGGGCGCCGACTGCATTCTGCTCATCGCTGCTGCGCTCGAACTCTCGCAGATGCGCGATCTAGAAGCGCAGGCGCACGAGTTGGGCATGGCCGTGCTCGTTGAAGTGCACGACGCTCAGGAAGTGGACGCCGGACTGGAACTGCGCACCCCGCTGCTGGGCATCAACAACCGCAACCTGCACAACTTCGAAGTCACGCTCGACACGACGCTCGGCCTGCTGAAATATATCCCGCAGGATCGTCTGGTCGTGACGGAGTCGGGTGTCCTTTCGCGTGACGACGTAACGCGCATGCGCGCAGCCAACGTCAATGCCTTTCTCGTCGGCGAAGCCTTTATGCGCGCGCCCGAACCGGGCGACGCACTCGCCACCCTGTTCGACATGCCCCGCTGA